From Caretta caretta isolate rCarCar2 chromosome 9, rCarCar1.hap1, whole genome shotgun sequence, one genomic window encodes:
- the LOC125642457 gene encoding vesicle-associated membrane protein 1-like, which yields MSAPVPTQGAGGSTISGAGGPPPPTNVTSNRRLQQTQAQVDEVVDIMRVNVDKVLERDQKLSELDNRADALQAGASQFETSAAKLKRKYWWKNCKMMIILGVVCAVILIVIIIYFCT from the exons GTCAGCCCCAGTTCCCACCCAAGGTGCCGGAGGTTCCACAATTTCCGGGGCAGGAGGGCCTCCACCCCCCACCAATGTGACCAGTAATAGAAGACTGCAACAGACACAAGCTCAGGTCGATGAG GTGGTGGACATCATGCGAGTGAATGTAGACAAGGTTCTAGAAAGAGACCAAAAGCTTTCAGAGCTTGACAACCGGGCAGATGCATTACAAGCTGGTGCCTCACAGTTTGAAACTAGTGCAGCTAAATTGAAGAGAAAATACTGGTGGAAAAACTGCAAG ATGATGATCATCCTTGGTGTAGTATGTGCAGTCATTCTTATTGTAATTATAA